The nucleotide window CCTCGGGAAGCAGGTGGCCCAGCGGATCTACCAGGAGAAGCGCCCCCTGCTGGTCAACGCCCCGGAGGATTCCCCCTATCATCACGGCCTGGCGGGCCACGGCGTCACGTCCTTCCTCGGCCTGCCCATCGTGTCGAAGGGGAGGTCGCTCGGGGTCTTGAGCTACTACTCCTCGTCTCCGCGGCTCCGGTTCGACATGGAGGTGGTGCACCTGATGGAGACGGTGTGCTCCCAGCTGGCGAACATGATCGAGAACGCGACCATGTTCCAGAAGGCCCAGCGGCTGGCGCACGAGAACCAGGTCAAGGTCCAGAGGATCTCCACGCTGTACGACGTCGCCCGCGCGCTGATGTCGACGGTCAAGACGGAGCGGCTGCTCCAGATCATGCTGTACGCCCTGATCTCGCCCGGGGGGCTCAATTTCAGCCGGGCGATCCTGTTCATGGTGTCCGACGACGGAGGATCCCTCGTCGGGCGGATGGCGATGGGCCCCCGGGACAAGCGGGAGGCCCGGAGGATCGAGCGGCTGCCGCGGGAGCTCCTCGGGGAGGGGGCCCCGGGTGCGGCGGGGGAGGTGATCCGGAAGCTGCTCTGGCCGGAGATCGAGGCCTTGCGGATTCCGCTGACCCGTGCGACCTGCCTGATCGCGCGTTCGGTCCTCGAGAAGCGTCCGGTCCGGACCGAGGAGGGGTGCCCCGCGGCGGACGGCGCAATTGCCGCCGCGGCCGACGGCGGATTCTGCGGCAACCATCCCGGCGCGTTCGCGGTCGTCCCCCTCGTGATCAAGGGGGAGGCGCGCGGGGCGGTCTACGTCGACAACATGTTCCAGGAGCGCGGCCTGGTCGACGAGGACATCCAGCTCCTGACGATGTTCGCCTCCAACGCGGCGCTCGCCGTGGAGAACGCCTCCCTCTACGAGTCGCTCGAGGGGGCGCTTCGCGACGTTCGCGCAACGCAGGACCGGCTGCTCCAGAGCGAGAAGCTCATGGCGCTGGGCGAGATGGCCGCCAAGATCGCCCACGAGATCAAGAACCCGCTGACCGTCATCGGCGGGTTCGCCCGGAGGATGGCGAAACCGGAAAGACGCGGGGGAGAGGCGGATTCCGCCGGGCGGTACGCGCTGATCATCCTCAAGGAAGTGCAGCGGCTGGAGCGGATCGTCCACGAGACGCTCTACTTCTCCCGCGAGGCGGTTCCCGCGCTCCGGAGCGTGGACCTGAACAGCGAGATCCGGGAGGTCCTGGCGATGTTCCGGGAGGAGCTCGAGCACGCCCGCGTGACGGCCGTGGTGGACCTGTCCCCGGAGATCCCGGTCATCTCCGTGGACCCGGACCAGATCCGGCAGGTATTATGGAACCTCGTGTCCAACGCCCTCCAGGCGATGGAGAGCACCGGCACCCTCACGATCGCCACGCGCCCCGCCCTCCCGGAGGAAGGGGTGGGCGTCGTGTTCCAGGTGGCCGACACGGGCGGCGGGATCCCCCACG belongs to Deltaproteobacteria bacterium and includes:
- a CDS encoding GAF domain-containing protein; the encoded protein is MPENRDKRFPLLARVVEISNSNIQIENRLKYICDFLSRESGADCVCIYRREPRGENLIPWVSSSMGIEECTMMDFVVRTGEGASGKAAQKRAPIFFPDVKTDPPSLAVPRELRDFTSILSVPVMDDVYLYGVMNFSTLAAARYSGDDMAFLRAVATEVAGTIRNSRLYLDARKRVSELITLNEIGRAITSTFDVKDILGYISKTTSRLLSADGCTVRLAAEGRGGLRVMADEGYGRAGFRREPRSLGKQVAQRIYQEKRPLLVNAPEDSPYHHGLAGHGVTSFLGLPIVSKGRSLGVLSYYSSSPRLRFDMEVVHLMETVCSQLANMIENATMFQKAQRLAHENQVKVQRISTLYDVARALMSTVKTERLLQIMLYALISPGGLNFSRAILFMVSDDGGSLVGRMAMGPRDKREARRIERLPRELLGEGAPGAAGEVIRKLLWPEIEALRIPLTRATCLIARSVLEKRPVRTEEGCPAADGAIAAAADGGFCGNHPGAFAVVPLVIKGEARGAVYVDNMFQERGLVDEDIQLLTMFASNAALAVENASLYESLEGALRDVRATQDRLLQSEKLMALGEMAAKIAHEIKNPLTVIGGFARRMAKPERRGGEADSAGRYALIILKEVQRLERIVHETLYFSREAVPALRSVDLNSEIREVLAMFREELEHARVTAVVDLSPEIPVISVDPDQIRQVLWNLVSNALQAMESTGTLTIATRPALPEEGVGVVFQVADTGGGIPH